Within the Nicotiana tabacum cultivar K326 chromosome 11, ASM71507v2, whole genome shotgun sequence genome, the region GTGGGGGTGGCGCACAGATGACaaatgcgggaagcgaggcttagatggtttgggGAGGAGAAGCCTTGAcgccccggttaggaggtgcaAGTGGTTGGCTTTGTCACTtgtgagaagaggtagagggaggcctaagaaatattggggagaggtgattaggcaggacatggcgcgactccAGCTCACCTAAGACATGACCTTAGATAGGAAGGCTTGGAGGGCGAGCATTAGGTTTGtaggttagtaggtagttgagCGTCTTTCTTCCCTGTTGAGGGTGTTAGGCTAGTTTGTAGTGTCTTTAGATTGTTAGTGGTACTTGTTGTGTTTGCATTGTTTTCTGCTCCGATTGCCTAGTACCTTTCCATTATTCTGATTATTGATATTGCTTTTTCCATTTATTTTTCTGATTCTTAGGTTGCTCGCACTGTCTTCTTGACATATGTGGTTGTTATTGTTGCCACCTTTTCATCTCCTTgtgccgagggtctttcggaaacagcctctctaccctccGGGGCAGGGGTagggtctgcgtacacactaccctccccagactccacacGTGGGATTGTActaggtggttgttgttgttgttgacttcGAGTGTGCTAGAATTTTAACGTTTCGCATACTTAAGTTCTTAATTTGGATATTATTTGACATTACACAAATATCATACAGAAATGTGTGCATTGTACTAATCACATTATTAAGCCTTCATTAATGTCTCTTTCATTCTCTTAGTTTCTcatgatttttctcttttctttaggTCTTTGAActaacaattttcttttcttttaaataataatttctGTGGCATGACTTATTAGTTGCTGTTAAAGGTTAAATACCAAGATGGGTTACAGGTTATCCTTTTTTGTTTCGTTATATGGTTTGTTGATCTTGCTTATTTTTCAGCTACTGCCTTAAAAAAGTCACCTTCAAGGAATTTGTCAACTGGGTCTGTGATGACTGTGAAGTGAAGGAGCCAGACGGACTAAACATCAAGAAATCTGATGCCATCTCAGTAGAAAATGGGGATTGCACTAGTTCAAGACATTGTAAAGCAACTTCTAAAGCAAAAGTGGATGTTCCTGAGACAAAATTAAAGAGTTGTCAAGGTAGGGATCAGCAACTTCATCAGCCAGGTGCTGGGATTGATTTGGTAGAGAATTGTCGGATAGCGGGTGATAGTCCAGTTGTGAAGACGAGCAAGAAGAGATCTAATCCTGCTTCATTAAGAGATGAGAAATATGAGCAAAGACTAGTACGTTGCTCTTCTGAGCAATCCCACGAGTCACAGATAAGCATTCAGTGCAATGAACGAACTCAATCAGCTAATGTTTCTCCATTGCCAGCTAAGCGATCAAAGGAAGAAGTTACCGGCCCACTGGCAAGGGAAGAATTGCAAGCTCGTCATTTGAAGGAACCTTGTGAGGGAGATGTTCAGCCTGGCACACAGGATGATTCTTCTGGCATGATTGAAAAGACAATGAGTATGTCGTCCCGTAGCAATCATCATGAAGAGGAATCGACGATTGGAAATGATAGAAGATTAACACCTCAATCTAGAACTGTTGTTAATGGAGATCCTTCTCAATTTTCAAAAGGTGAACAGCCAAATGAACCCAAACATGGTGGCCAAGACCGAGCACAACCTCTTATTGATTTCATTTGGAGGTCAGGAGATATGTCATGAATTTTAACTCGGGAGATAATCTAACCGATGGATCTATTATTGTGCAAATGAAAATTTATTCTTATTGTGATCTGACAGGGGTAGTTTTAACATCTGGAACAAAGAGTATGAGACATTTTATGGACAAGCTCACCTTTCAGTTAAAGCATGCCAAAAGGTTTTTGAAGAAGCAAGTTTGCTTCCAGCTTCGCTTCAACTGGAAATGCTTCCAAAATCTGACTTATGGCCTAAGAGTTTCACTATATCAGAGCCGACTGATGATAACATTGCATTGTATTTTTTCCCATCGGACATAAGGTAATTACTTGTATATTTTCACCATTCACCGGTTATTTTGATCAAGTTTTGGTTTATTCTCCTCCTATTTTTCTTGCTATAGATGGGAAAAGGTGTTTGATCAGTTGGTGGAGAAGATGATCAGTAACGAACTTGCTCTTCGAGCAATAGTAACTAATGCCGAGCTTTTGGTTTTCACTTCTACGGAACTACCCCTGCTATACTGGAGTGAGTTATTATACACGTACTTTCTATTTTGGTTTGTCCCGAACTCCCCAATACGATACTCTATAACTTTCTAACAGTGGGACCATCTCTAGTTCTcaatgttttctttatattctagtaaaagttttaaaaaacaaaagaaaacttgGAGACTTGTCTTTGATTGATAGGAGATTGGTAATGGGAAGTTGAGGATTGGTGGTCAGTGGATAGATTGGAGTTCCAGAAGGTATGATTCCCAAAAAATGTTTAGGCAGAGAGACAGTGTCTTCGTGTGGGCTAGAAAAGGGGGAGACTTGAATATTTTTTAAGCCCAAGCACAGGGCAGACTGAGCACAGGGCAGCCCAAGCACATTCAATCCTATTGAATGAAAGTCAGTTTCTTTAGAAAAAAGTTGCTTCTTATTATATATCCTTACATTAAGCCAACAAATTAACCAATCATCATTCCTGCTTATCAAAGGTGAAGGTTGTATGCCTTGTCATATTGCCACTGGGTTAATGCTTTATGGACAATTTCtcttaaatttaaaaattgttaatTCTCCTAAAAATACTTTTAGCTGGAAGTTTGGACCCACTTTCAGTATAATATAACCGTGCCAAATCAAATGAGATAATATAAACTAGAATTGTGGGAGTaggagtatttgattaaagatgaGTATGTATTCTAGGTTTGCATTACCTTCGTTATCCAAGGTTCATTGTTAAGCTGTTTGAGAAAATCAATTGGCAGGATTCCAGGGTAAGCACTACCTCTGGGGTGTTTTCAGAGCAAAGCGAGATTCCAGTAGGAATACTATGATGCCAAATGGGAAGAGAGAATCTGCGACTCATCCAACTCCTGGGAATGAATTGGCGGTCAAAGATGGTGGAGATGTCGCAAATGCCAAAACGTGGGATCAGAGTCCTCTTAGCCCTTTGAGCAACAATGCAAGCCTTGGGTCTGCCACTTCCTGAAGCATCTCTGCTCTTGTTGTTTTGACGCATTTCCCTCACTTATATGATCTAGCATGCTATTTAACTGGTTGTTAATGCATATATGGGCTGAGGGCTGAGAATCTGGTGGTTAGGATGAAACAGCTTTTAACAAAATGTCCTGTGAAAGGTACCTCTGATTTAACAAAAGCCTTCTGTTACCTGTTGATTTGAGGATCAGTGAACCTGCTATATGCAGGAGCATGGTTTTACATGGCCATTTATTTCGTAATTTCTCCTAATATGATGATCAAGTCTAATCTTTTGCAGCTGTACATGATTGACCGACATTATTAGTCCCAAGTCACCCAATGGTATGACAAGGAAGAGAAGCTTTTACACCGCTctgttccccccccccccccccccttttttttgcCTTTCTTTTTGTGTGCTTTTCTTTCATCTTTGAGAGGATGTTTTGTAAATGAAGCTCTCTTAAATGTAGGGTTGAAACGAGGGCAGGACGGGACGGGGCAGGTGAAGCCTTTCCTACCGCAGATTTAACATGGCCTGCCCCGTTTTACAATATTCCTCTTTTCGACATGCCTCGCCGCATttaactttattttcttttcttcttttctctccaTTTTTCAGTTTGCATGTTCTTATTTGGACGTGTGTGAAACTAGTGCCTGAATGTTGCAGAATGAATCAAGCAAAAatggataaaatagtaaaaattagAGAAAAATGCTAAATGGACTAACTAGGTTACGGACTTACGGTTAAGAGATACTTTTGATTCATAAAAATAGTGAAAAGGAGAATAGTTACTTTTTATAACGTTCAAACTCTAGCTGAATCACCCCAAAGAGCAAAATGGATAAGGATTTAGTACAAGATTATAAGGCAAATCTGATCAGGACTAGATGGTGACATCCCCAGAAATTAACATGCGAAATGCGTAACTACATAAACTTATACTAAAAATTATTGAGGACTAAATTGTAACTTTACAGTACTTTTTAACGCACTAACAACTAGGTACTCCTCGAGAAGCTTTGAGTCCAACCACGATCAGCTCTTTTCTATTCTTAGACTTGATTTTGCATCATTTCTCTCCTCTTGAAACCTTGTCCTCAAGGAAGAAAGCTGGAAACCTGGTCTTCAGTACATGATAGTCTTCCCAAGTAGCTTGTTCCTTTGGCATGTTTTTTCGCTGAATTAGAAGTTGAGGAactgttgctcccaaacgcacacgcaagtatatgtggtcgacaagtaatataggattgtaagtccagatatcgtactcacagagacttgtgattaactatcaactaaattaaactaagataattaatctattcaaaCGATTTTCTCAAGATTATTAACTACAACTAATCTAGAGTAGCAAACAAAAAGATTAAAAGGAAACAACTTGGCGAATATTAGAGACGAATTCAATGAGAGacgatattctagagctatgggttggCTAACAATCTTGCTGAGTTTTCCACTTTagttgtctaattaatttatctagtttattgattgacagggttaatattacttatagccttctcccgaagtactactcgtctattcaagctaacctaatgcctatattcctatggaattagaattaacaagaacgcattaataattcctgtatagtaaccaagcaaggcaattaggtatattcctatcctaaccgcaaatccgttCCCGATGCTCAAGTTCAAGATctcgctctactcaatcttatatgcaatctagaattccctctctcgagttcaatcctagattcgtagaggGTATTCAATTGGGGAttaaacaatcaaataattaagcgcgagattgaataaataaaccaatatgataaaataataagaacaattcaagcttcaactacaacgttcatgtagcacccacaaACTCtaaaactaataaactatgaattAAATgaagagaagataagagaaaaaaaactagttagaagcctcgtCCAAGCGTGGTATGTGTTCCTCcacgtgaattctccttcaaagtatgttagatatcctccaaattaggtttaggaccccttttatacgagttgggaccATGTAAGGCCGAAATAACTTGTCCCGATCAAAATAGAAAAACCACCGCAACACAGCGTCCAGGGAAACACGTCACGCTGGCCTTGGCGCTGAAACCAGTAAGCCTGTCGCCTAACTTTTGCATTCCTTGCATAATCAAATGCTACTTTGTCTCTTCAAATAACTTAATTCGGTACTTCTTTGGAACCCAGCAACCAAACTTCTCTTTCCTCACATACTTTTATCTCAATTCCACGTAATGCACGTATGCCATTTAGCTATTATCTTCCATTATTTTGTCTTTGACCTTTATTCTCTTCGAGTGTTAATGTGTTTTGCTCCAAATTTTATCTCCACCATACCGATTTATTTTTACACAGTTAAAATATTGTATTAagaacaaaataatataattatactcAAAGGATGATTAAAAGTATTAGAATATGAGGCAACAATGggtaaatatatgcattttttgcCGAATATCacaaccccacacttaaactcttaCTCGTCCTCGAGTAAGCATTAAAACCACTCTCAATAAATCAAGCCTAGAAACACCACCACTTCGGTTGATACTAACAATTAGGCTCTATAACAACTCAAACCATCAGATATACACTTCCTGATCATCGTGCAAGATATACAAgtcacaaacaaacaacaaacttCTAACCTCCTAACCTCAGAAACGAACTCTAACTTACCAAATTTAAGCTCGCTCACCTACTCTGTCAAAGAAGCTAATAGCATCACCTATCTATCATGAAACAAGTGCCCTCACAAGAATAAAAAGTTTATACACTCAAATCAAAGAATGGACATAATTTAAAGACTTAACAGCAAATAACAACTCTCCCCCTGGCAAATGAATTCACATGTATGCACAAAGAACCATAGGTTTGCCCATTATGTACATCTCTATTAATTAAGTATACTTGAATAGAATCAAATATGACTTTAAAGAAATGTAATGTATGCTAAGGGACGGGTAAGAGAACTATATAATAGTGACTTATACTTCCCTAAGCACTCCGCATTTTTAGACTTCATCATCCATTATTTTCATCTCTTCAGTTTATTTTTCAGCCCTCTCTTCATCTATTGTTTCACAAGTATTTCCTCATATAAAGACCGTTTCATTTATTTTAAgcaatttttcttttatcttttttttccaTGTAACATTCTTTTCAAGAGGGTCTTTTCATCACTTTTCAGCTATCGTTGGTCACCAGTTTTCACTTACTCATCCCTttcttcaaatttatcaattaataaCACAGTTTAAGCAACAGTGCTCTAGGAAGCAGGGTGCAAAAACTAGGAATTCAACAAAAGGATTAAGACAAAATACGACTTCCAAACAAAAGGCTACAGGTTCAAAGGACTAACTAGTGGTACAATATCTGAAAAAGCTAAAATTCACAAAACATATCAAAGAAAGCCTATCATCATCTTCTAAACAGAGCAATACTTTTATTTCACTTCAATAACATGCATGACAAGTTCTAGACTAAGTTGCAAAACATGGAATATATGTAAGAAATCCTCACCCCACATGGAACATGTATCAACCAAGATGGATCAATTCTACTCTAAGACATACGAATGATAAAATAAGAATACGTTATATACAGAGTCACAACCCTGGACTTAGGTGTCAAAACATCTGCCATTTTGTTCATTACTCAAGCACTCAGAGGAAGTACTACTCAAGCTCAAGCCTAAATATGTtagtatcaaacaagtcaaaaaagTTTTTTTTCTCCCTCTTTTTCTTCTCCTAAAAAAAATctaatcctaaaaataaaaaagtttacCCGATTCAAGTTACATCCCCTGGAAAAGAACCGATGAAAAAAGAAATTGATGCCCGATAGGTCATCTGgagttttagaacctaattctgtgttttgaagtctcaaatatctcattttagccttcctcgataTGTGTACGCAGTCTAGGTATTTTTTTCGgaacttttatgttaaaaactgatagaATATGACattttgccttaaaatccatttgagttgattCGGCCAACAGTTTGAGAAAATGGACCTGGATCCATATTTTTTACGGTCTCGGTggatccgtatcatgatttgggacttgatcaaatgccgaaatcgaattcggaggtccctaacccgagttaTTGTGTTTTGTTGAAAACTTAAGGTTTAAAGGCTTAAATAATCTAAAAGATTGACCAATAtatgactttattgatatcgggtttgtATTTTGGTTCCAAAACCCAGTATAGgtccattattatatttttgaCTCATctatcaaatttggtgagaaacagagttggtttgacgtgattcggatgtccggttgttaaaatagaagttcatgagttttcttgaaaatttcatttgatttggtgttcaattcgtagttctaggttttattttaatgatttgatcatgcgagcaagtttgtatgatgtttttggatttgtgtgcatgattggtttggagctccgGTGGCTCGGCCGAGTTTCAGATAGACTAcagaatgaatttggacttagaaaacaTAGCTGGTGCATCTGGTTCTGGTACTAGTCTCTAATCTCGTAAATACAAAGTCAGTGTTCGCAATTGAGAATGACCCAAGGTCCtgtcaggttcgcatttgcgaaccacttcttcgcatttgcgatgaaggtcTGAGTCGGcaaggatcgcaattgcgattagGAGGTCGCATTTGCGGGGAGACCACAGTTCGCATTTCCGAacatttcatcgcaaatgcgatgaaaggAGAGGTGCgaagacttcgcaattgcgaggtattTTTCGCATTtgcaggggttcgcaattgtgacatctgcaactgaacatatatgagttagacgggatttttgttcatttttcaaaatttcaaaactagaaaatcctagaggcgattttcccatGAGCCCTTCTTCCCCAatccattggtaagtgattctaacttattttctttcaatctttcattacatttcatgaaatttcaacctaaaatctaatatttttatggtggaaattggggggtttgggtagaattagggatttttgtaaaaattaggatttagacctcaaattgagggttagatttcaaaataaattacataacagtTCTCGGGAGtaaatgggtaatcaggttttggtccgaatttcgagtttggaccaagcgagctTGGGAGTTGACTTTTCAATAATaacctaaattgaatcttttacAATCGTGGGTGGTTCCTAAgtcttattttgaatcgtttggttggtaatttgctagattttgtTGGTTCAGAgacttgtttgaaaggcaaagctgtggtttagctttgagttgatctttggaacgaggtaagtgttgagtttaaccttgacttgagagaattaggGACCCTCagattatgtgctatgtgaatttcatgtgttgcGGTGTATATGCTAGGTGACAAGTGCTTATACACCACCGAATTacttatttttcttgattttccgtTTTTCCTTAATTATCTCCTTCCCTGTCTTAACTGTTATATGCTCTAAATGCCTTCCATGCTTAGTTGCTACCTGTTAATCAGTGTTTCCTCCTGTTAATAATGTCAGatcttttcatatttttgtgattcCCTGCTATTTGCTTTAATTGATTTACTCGCACCTTCTAATTGTTGTTTACTGGACTTGTCTTGCTAGGTGGTATTACTTATGTGAATTCCCATGTTGTATAAGGTTCCCTTTCTGGTTTAgcattgtattcattgattgtAGAGGTTCTTGTGATTTGAATTATTGATGTGACTGTGCTCGTTGTGtatttggtactgatatggtagGATCGGATTATGCGCCGCAACAGttaaaataagggtggattgatatggtaaaataagggtgaaatgtgatATTGATATAGTTATCGGTGGGATCAGGTTGTGCGCTGCAAATTTATCTATTGATTttgattgttgatattgttacaGTGGAATAATGGAGGATtgtattgtacggtgggatcgggttgcacgccgcaataagctATGTGTTTTTATTTCTTGAGCTGTGTTGGTTTTCAGTATTTTCACTTGAAACTCTAAGGATTGGTAACTCTGAGCGTCACTGGCTTATTTCTTGAGGCTGTAACTATTATCTTCAGTTTACTGTCCTATTTTGTTCCGTATTTCCTTTTATGTCTTTATTATATATACTGTGTACAATAAtacatagggtcagttgtactcatactacactctccactttttgtgcagattttggagtcggtcccagcgATGGTTATTAGCATGCTCGGATTGGACAACTTGTGGAGATTTGAAGTACAGCTGCTCAGCGCCCCCAActcctggagtccccttcccctTTATTTGGTCGTGTATTTTCTTTTCAGACATCGTTATGTtatttcagacccttatttgtactATACTAGTAGCTCgtgcatttgtgacaccgggtccAGGGATGCATCAAACGTTTGGCTATTTAAACTTCCACATTATTACTTTGGATTAATGTAGTAGTTTCAATTCTTTCTCATTAAGTAatattaaattgttaaaaatggataaaatgttctaacgttgacttgcctagcaagtaaaatattaggcgccatcacggtcctgatggtggaaatttcgggtcgtgacaagttggtatcagagaactaggttgagtaggtttcacgagtcacaagcaaacttagtagagtctggaggatcagtacggagacatctgtacttatcttctagaggctttggagttaggaacaatttcacttctatttttCTCTATCATGCGCTTTTATTCTATCATTCATTATTGAacccttctattcttgttctctcacagatggtgagaacatacACTGCATCTTCAACTAGACAGCAATTAGAGCCCCTAGCAGCAGCTCCTAcaaggggcagaggtcgaggccgaggtcgtgccagaagctgaggcaggggcagagctctgcctagagctcgagcagcaacatCAATAGTGGAACCTCAAgtagattttgatgaggaggttctagCTCAGACTGTACCTATTGGACCAGCttaggtcccggaggggttcattgccaccctagtgcttaaggacgctttggtccgtttggtgggccttatggagagtgtggctcaGGATGGTACATTTCCTATGGCACCGGCAATCTCTCAatccaggggaggagcacaggcCCCCGCTACTCATACTCCGAAGAAGATGACTCCttagtatcagactccagcaaccctgccagttggggtagttccgccagttgttgcggcacatgcCGGTGGTGGACATGCCATATCTTATGagggcttattgagattggacaagtttaccaagatcTTCCCAAATCACTTCAGTGGAGAAACTTCTGAGGGCCCACTGGATTATCTTGACcgttgccatgaggtgctgcgcaacatgggtatagttgagacaaatagggtcaattttgctgtgtttcagatgacgggttttgccaagagatggtggaaggatTATGTATCTACCAGACAAGCGGGGTctcctgctcttacttgggactagttctctcagctatttcttgagaagttcctttctatcacattgagagagagttaccgcaggcaatttgagcgtctccaatAGGGCAGtatgtcagtcactcagtatgatACCCATTTGGTGGATCTAGCCCGTCATgatattcttctgcttcctaccgagagagagagagagagagagagagagagagagagagagagagagagagagagagagagagagagagagagagtgaggaggtttattgagggactcgctcaccCTATCAAGCTtcaaatggccaaggagactggggGCGAGATTTCTTTTTAGACGGTTGCTAATGTCGCCGGGTGGATCGAGGATGTTCTTTCCCAAGAGAGAGGGCATGGTTCTAATAAGAGACCTCGTTATtccggtggttttagtggtgcctcatctggaggcaggggtacttttggtaggggccatccccCCAGGCCATTTTAGTCAGCGCTTCAGGCACCCTGCAGTGCTTTAGGGAGTtgtggtccttatgtgcctcatTTTGGGCAGCTAGCCTATAGTGTACTGCCAGCTCTTATCAGTTCACCTCCTATTTAGAGTTATCACCGTGattatccggcccatttgggtcagtCTCAATTTCAGCAGCCACAACACCAGGATGGTTGTTTTGAGAGTGGTGGTTTTGGGCATATCAGGAGGACTTGTCCGAGATTATTGGGTGGCACACCATAGCAGAGTTCTTGTGCCATGATTCTAGCATCGGTTGCACCGTGACCGCTCAGTCAACTAGAGGCAAGGGTCAGAAATCCAGAGGTAGAGGTCAAgacgttagaggtggaggtcaggccgctagaggtggaggccaggctgctagaggtggaggctagctaGCTAGAGGTCATCCTAGggatgtagtttagagtggtagggcccagccttgatgttatgctttcccagctaggcctgaAGCTGAGTCATCATGcactgttatcacaggtactgtttcagtttgccatagagatgcttcagttttatttgattcgggctctacttatttctacgtgtcctcctattttgcttcatatttggttatacctcgtgattctttgagtgctcctgtgtatgtgtccacacctatgggagattctattgttgtatatcgtgtttatcgttcgtgcatggttaccattgggagtcttgagactagcgtagatcttctacttctcgatatgggtgattttaatgtcattttgggtatggattggttgtcaccttatcatgttatattggattgtcacaccaagacggtgaccttagccttgccggggttgcctcaatttgagtggagagggactcctggccattctaccagtagggttatcttttatgtgaaggctcgacatatggtctagcttatttggcttatatccaTGATtttagtgcggaggttccttccatgtattcagtaccagttgttcgtgagtttctagaggtgtttcctgcagatctgtcggggatgccacccgacagagacattgacttttgtattgatttggctccgcactcatcccatttctatttcgccatgccgtatggccccgccagagttgaaagaattgaaggagcagttgcaagatttactagataagggcttcattagacctagtgtctcgccctaggatgcgcttgtgttgtttgtgaagaagaaggatggatcgatgaggatgtgtatagattaccgacagttgaaaaAAGTcatcatcaagaacaagtatccattaccgaggattgatgacttatttgatcagcttcagggtgccaaggtgtttttaaagattgatttgaggtctggctaccatcagttaaggattagggcatctgatgtccataagacagcttttcggactcggtatgggcattatgagtttagtgatgtcatttgggctgaaaaATGCACCAACAACATTTattgatttgatgaaccgagtgttcaagtcctatttggattcctttgtaattgtgtttattgatgatatcttgatctactccgtagccgagaggagcatgagcagcatcttcggattgtacttcagactctgagggatagctagttgtatgccatgttttcaaagtatgagttttggttggactcggtcgctttcttggggcacgtagtaTCGACAGAGGGCATTCAAGTGgattctaagaagattgaggcagttcagaactggcctagatcCGCTTCTgctatagagatccagagtttcttg harbors:
- the LOC107816399 gene encoding uncharacterized protein LOC107816399 isoform X3, whose protein sequence is MSGSCCASVGTCTSGSCSYCLKKVTFKEFVNWVCDDCEVKEPDGLNIKKSDAISVENGDCTSSRHCKATSKAKVDVPETKLKSCQGRDQQLHQPGAGIDLVENCRIAGDSPVVKTSKKRSNPASLRDEKYEQRLVRCSSEQSHESQISIQCNERTQSANVSPLPAKRSKEEVTGPLAREELQARHLKEPCEGDVQPGTQDDSSGMIEKTMSMSSRSNHHEEESTIGNDRRLTPQSRTVVNGDPSQFSKGEQPNEPKHGGQDRAQPLIDFIWRGSFNIWNKEYETFYGQAHLSVKACQKVFEEASLLPASLQLEMLPKSDLWPKSFTISEPTDDNIALYFFPSDIRWEKVFDQLVEKMISNELALRAIVTNAELLVFTSTELPLLYWRFQGKHYLWGVFRAKRDSSRNTMMPNGKRESATHPTPGNELAVKDGGDVANAKTWDQSPLSPLSNNASLGSATS
- the LOC107816399 gene encoding PHD finger-containing protein 1 isoform X1, with the protein product MVTMCLNCGDEGWTNAFVFCVKCLEVAVHRYCLKKVTFKEFVNWVCDDCEVKEPDGLNIKKSDAISVENGDCTSSRHCKATSKAKVDVPETKLKSCQGRDQQLHQPGAGIDLVENCRIAGDSPVVKTSKKRSNPASLRDEKYEQRLVRCSSEQSHESQISIQCNERTQSANVSPLPAKRSKEEVTGPLAREELQARHLKEPCEGDVQPGTQDDSSGMIEKTMSMSSRSNHHEEESTIGNDRRLTPQSRTVVNGDPSQFSKGEQPNEPKHGGQDRAQPLIDFIWRGSFNIWNKEYETFYGQAHLSVKACQKVFEEASLLPASLQLEMLPKSDLWPKSFTISEPTDDNIALYFFPSDIRWEKVFDQLVEKMISNELALRAIVTNAELLVFTSTELPLLYWRFQGKHYLWGVFRAKRDSSRNTMMPNGKRESATHPTPGNELAVKDGGDVANAKTWDQSPLSPLSNNASLGSATS
- the LOC107816399 gene encoding PHD finger-containing protein 1 isoform X2, translating into MCLNCGDEGWTNAFVFCVKCLEVAVHRYCLKKVTFKEFVNWVCDDCEVKEPDGLNIKKSDAISVENGDCTSSRHCKATSKAKVDVPETKLKSCQGRDQQLHQPGAGIDLVENCRIAGDSPVVKTSKKRSNPASLRDEKYEQRLVRCSSEQSHESQISIQCNERTQSANVSPLPAKRSKEEVTGPLAREELQARHLKEPCEGDVQPGTQDDSSGMIEKTMSMSSRSNHHEEESTIGNDRRLTPQSRTVVNGDPSQFSKGEQPNEPKHGGQDRAQPLIDFIWRGSFNIWNKEYETFYGQAHLSVKACQKVFEEASLLPASLQLEMLPKSDLWPKSFTISEPTDDNIALYFFPSDIRWEKVFDQLVEKMISNELALRAIVTNAELLVFTSTELPLLYWRFQGKHYLWGVFRAKRDSSRNTMMPNGKRESATHPTPGNELAVKDGGDVANAKTWDQSPLSPLSNNASLGSATS